One stretch of Cygnus olor isolate bCygOlo1 chromosome 1, bCygOlo1.pri.v2, whole genome shotgun sequence DNA includes these proteins:
- the C1QTNF6 gene encoding complement C1q tumor necrosis factor-related protein 6 gives MDIIYLRTPLAFLLLPLVVLGAPTDEPSLTEPAPGACRRCCDPLDSSTDASPHPPSHRHLPYPMPEVRPYINITILKGEKGDRGEPGMPGKWGKEGPRGERGAQGQKGSKGQMGTAGDSCKHQYAAFSVGRKKALHSSEGFQVLIFDTVFVNLYSHFDMFNGKFYCSVGGLYYFSLNVHTWNFKETYMHIMHNEEEAVILYAQPSDRSIMQSQSLMLELQENDEVWVRLYKRERENAIYSDDVDVYITFNGYLVKPSLD, from the exons ATGGACATAATTTACCTGCGCACACCCCTggccttccttctcctccctcttgtTGTCCTTGGGGCACCCACTGATGAACCCAGCCTCACAGAACCTGCCCCTGGTGCTTGCAGGCGCTGCTGTGACCCGCTGGACTCTTCCACGGATGCCTCACCTCACCCTCCCAGCCACCGCCACCTGCCCTACCCAATGCCAGAGGTGCGTCCCTATATCAACATCACCATACTGAAGG GAGAGAAAGGAGACCGGGGAGAGCCTGGGATGCCAGGGAAATGGGGCAAAGAAGGGCCACGAGGAGAGAGAGGTGCCCAGGGCCAGAAAGGCAGCAAAGGACAGATGGGCACAGCAGGGGACTCCTGCAAGCACCAGTACGCTGCGTTCTCCGTTGGTCGCAAGAAAGCCCTGCACAGCAGCGAGGGCTTCCAGGTCTTGATCTTCGACACTGTCTTCGTCAACCTCTACAGCCACTTTGACATGTTCAATGGCAAGTTCTACTGCTCTGTAGGTGGCCTGTACTATTTCAGCCTCAATGTCCACACCTGGAACTTCAAGGAGACCTACATGCACATCATGCACAATGAAGAAGAGGCAGTCATCTTGTACGCCCAACCCAGTGACCGCAGCATCATGCAGAGCCAGAGCCTCATGCTGGAGCTTCAGGAAAATGATGAGGTCTGGGTGAGGCTCTACAAGCGGGAGCGGGAGAATGCCATTTACAGTGATGATGTCGATGTGTACATCACCTTCAACGGGTACCTGGTCAAGCCCAGCCTTGACTAA